The sequence GTACAGTACATGGTACCTTTCTTAGGTTTATGCTTGAAACCAGACTAACGGCATGGCATAATTTGGTCTGAGAATTTGGCAAAAGGACTAATGTTTAACAATGTTAAacgtgttttgtattttttttttaagaacaaattGTTAAACATAAACCCTCAATGATAAACCAGCATACTTTTTGCCGTGTCAGGATGAAAATAGCAAAGCTGGCTCTGCTGACACTTTTGCTGAATGACCTGATATAAAATTACCAAACACATCTGCACTGGGTGACCTGCACTGACTTTTGCACCATTAATATTGGGCCTGATTGTGTAGgtttatacatttattgtaaGTAAAAACGGACACGTGTTAAAGCTAAATTGTCACTCGCAGATTATTTGACTCATTGTGCTAGATTTGATAGACTGTATGATATGAATAACAACATTGAGTATGATAACCATACAACTTAAAAATGccacatttccacaaaaaatgtttcagatttaaaatatttgtacatacaaTTCATTCCTAGGATGTGTTTCTAGAATATTGTAAGACATTGAATGCATAGAATGAACAGATTTAATACAATGTATACAGCAGCATTTGTAAGAACTTTCTTCAGTTTTTTAACTGTAATCTCTATGTTTTTTGAAGATTATATCTATTTGGTATTACTGTGGTATCACTGCAATAActttaatatttgtaataatatgGATTGCAAAATTGTGGCTTCAAACTGCATCAGTTTTGTGTTAGTGCTTTTTTCTACTGTTCTTGGATTCTTAGTTACTGAAATAAAGCGCCAATGCAGTGGCTGTTTTGACATTCTGTGGTGTCCTCTATGTCTACACCTCCAGCAAGATTATCTCATTCACATAGCTTTTCAAACACATCTGTTGGAGAATAcatatcaaatgaaaaatacatctgTAACCATTTTgcaatagttaaaaaaaatcagtaaattgCAAAGCGCGATGtttaactgaaaatattatttctacatAGCCCACTAGTGGACAGGGCTGTTTCACTGAAGTTGTCGCAATACTGCATTTCAGTGTGGGCTACAGTAATGCCTTTGGTTGTGTGGCCTATGACAGAGTATTATATGTCAATATTGCTGCATCTGTGATGCAACTTGATTGTGGGTTGAAGGTTTTCTTGCATGCAGCCTCCTCTGGAGATGAGGGCTATTGCCCCTCCACAATTAGTGAGCTGTCATGACCATGGAACAATGGCAAACGgattgtgtaaaataaaagcagcaaaTGGGTCCATTGCCCAACCCCTGTGACAGATGGTCAGTGCCACAGGTCACAGAGATGTTTTTCAAACTATTTTAGCAGCTTCAACAGGAATGACTAATTTCTTGGCTAGAAATCAGGAAGTGAATTTGGGAATGCTGTCTGCTCTGATGGGACTCTAGGGGATAGTGAGAGACTGGAAATCATGGGAAATCAAGGTCAAAAGACAGTTCTAACTACAGTTGTTACCcactgaatgaaataaacattataCATCCAACAGAAAAGCAAAGTACTGTcaactcaaaataaaataccatgGCCATAATTGAACAATATTAATACTGGTTTTCAGTGATTCCATCCAGTGTAAAATGTTGATGTGTatcaaaaaagatttttttaaaaacccaattgttcatttttcagagggCTTAGATTTCTTGGATGGAGAATTAgtacatgattttttaaaaattcattattgTATGCATCATTACTATTGTATGTTACTATAGCTGTAAGTGGTTTTTTGGTATATGCCTGACATTTGATGAGCCAAAAATCAACactgatttaatattttaattctgaaatatttgaCACATCTGATGCATTATAATGAAATACTTTCAATCCAACAAATGCCATGTCTTGTGAATTAGCTTGTGAGGacataaactttattttaaaaacaatttgtttattcaacagatcattttatttagcttttcTGCCCATAGGAAGCTACATCTCTGATATTACCTTacagaaatacaatatttacaaacaaaaatccaaatGCTTCATCAatcatttactgtttttatgAGCTTTTTGCAAATTTACTCCGAGGTtggctgtacaaaaaaaaacacataaataaatgcaatgcaaatattGACAAGTTGACGTTACCATATATTACGTTGTTCACTAGGGAGGTAAGAAGTGCGCCACGTGCTCAAGTGTCAAGGGACTGgtataaaaaaacatatattgtaAAGATTCCATTGCAGGAATAGTACACTATTTGACATCAGTCTTACATGTCAATTCATTCGTAAAGACAGACAGGTTGGGCTCTGTAGCTGACAGACCTCTTACAACGCCAAGGTGTCCTTGATGAGTCGCCTCATAGTGGTGCTCACTGAGGTGCCAAGCGAGTCTGTGATCTGGTACGTGATCTTGTAAAGGTAAGGCTGGACATCTTTTAGGCTGGTGTCGAACACATTGTCAACCTCGGACTGTGTGGGCATCTTGGGCAAATACTCGTGACGGTTGATCACCTCCACAATATTAATGACTTTCTCGCCCAGCTTCTCACCCACTTTCTCACGACAGATCTGCCTCTCCTGCTCGTTGGCTAAGTTGACAACGTTAACTTTGATGCTCCAGACCTCCCAAGGGATACATTCGTCGGAGAAAGGCCAACGGGACTTCTTTTTCTGGTAGAACTCGAGAGAAATCTGTCCCATGCCGTCACTCCCGGAGTTCCCCAAAGCTTCCTGCAAATCGCAAAAGGACATCGATATGCAGATTTTAGAGTGTCGACCCAAAATTAACAACATTCTTAGACCAATTACCTCGAAATGCAGCCTCTAACCAGTTCTGATAGTAATCTATCCGACTGTAAGACGGCTAGGAGGCCTCCATTTTGGGTTGGCTAACTTAGCTACTGTCTAGTGGGACAAATTATTTCCAAGGTAACTATCTTAGCATTtagctagcttagctagctacagtcGCTAGTTACTGGGTATTGGCTTTTGTAAATGTGAAGATCTGTGTCAGAAAGATAGTTACCGCAAAGTTACAGACTAAATAATGGATGATAGCTTTAACTGCAACGTCTGTTTTCGGAGAAACAATTTAGCCTccttagcttgctagctgtttGTTGATGGAGCCAGTCTTACCTTAAACTCCCCAACTGCTTTCCTAATAGCTCTGTCAAGCTCTTCAGAAGACACACGAACAAAGGTGAAGTCAATAAAGTCGCAGTCTATGTCCTGTGTTCCAACTGTTCCGATGGAATATGTGCCCTCCTTCTTGTAGTGAAATTTACCAGTGCTGCGGTGCAGCAGAATAGTGTGCAATAAAGCCAACATGGCCTCGTCGACCTGTCTACCTTCGACCGACACCTCCAACACTTCCGAACGACAGTTCATGGTGATTTTCTTCCTCGTAGCCGCCGAAGGAAATTAGCTAGCGATGAAACTACAATGGTAAGACACACTAAGGTTAGCTACCTGACACGATTTATGTTGGctggctaggtagctaactacAACACAAATCTGCCTAGTTGGCGACTTGATATGACTAACTAACATTTGCTACTGCCgccttttttttaacccaaaaGGCTACCTAACATTTGAGATTGTTTAAGCTAACaatacagtttcattttcaacGTTAATGTAACGCTGTGTGTGCTAGATGGTTAGCTGGCTAacattgtgtgtatttgttaGATGAAGCTAAAATGTCGCTTTTCAAGGGCGGAGCCCAAAATATGTAAACACTGTAGAAAATACGGAAAGCGACAAGCCCATTTCCGCGTTCTTTTGCATTGGTTTAGTCAGTGGATTGCTAAATAACCATATGGCTATCTTTTTATCTCTTTATCATTAAGCTGATGTTAACAAGGAACCACTCAATTAACAGAGCAATCACAATTTATCAGACAGCCATTCctataatatattaatataactGGCTATTATTGCTAGCTAATCTATCCGCACCCTGCCCCAGGCTGATGGCGTGTTGTCGCCCCTTTAAGAAACCGCTTTGCACTCTGGGAATGACAGTCTGTGCTAGTTACACATTGCCACATAGATCACATTCAAAGACTGCACACGGTGGCTGTGTAGGTCTGGGACAGCTTGCAAGTCTGAACGTATTGCAGCAAGAGTTTTCATTTACGGGATCTGCCAGTGATGCTCAAAGCTTCGCCCAGTATATTTTCTTTTGACTTTGAGGAGACGACGTATTGCTTTAGGGGACTCTTGATCTGGATCATGCAAAACAATTTGTGTAACGGAGTtgctagctacttagctagcttgctatctAGCTGACTCTGCCCAAGTATAGCTAGATCTCTGTCAggtttaactagctagctgacgTTAGCGAAGTTAACTAACATTACGGAGGTCGCAGATTTTCAGAATGCAGTGTTGGACCCACTGTTGGACTAACGTTATCTGGAAAGCAGCAGGCCTGTACATTGCAAATTAGACTAAATAtgtagctaagttagctagttaacttgTACACTAGTAGGTAGCTACATTTTAAATAGGGTTTCCATTTAATCAGCCCACCTTTTAGTACGCTAATTTAGCTTGTTAGCGTTTGTTTCTTCCGTGCTAGCTTGGTACAGCATCAGTAGCTGTGTTCAGGATTTATCTAGCTCCTCTCTcgataacgttagctagctttGGCAGCAAGAACAGAAGTTATCGAAAGCTAAATTAGGTGGTTAAAGCTAACGCTACACAGCTAATAAACATATTCCTCCATTTCTAACTAGGTTGTGCCAGCTAGTCAGAGTTATTGcctcttttttgtatttttattttttgttagtaTTGAATTCGTCTTATATTTGAACCGGAACAGTACACCACATTGAAACAAGATTGACCATCCATAATTAACGTCTCCCATTTCCTTGGTAAACCAATGTCTTATGTTTTTAAACGAgtgttatctagctagctaacgatgTCTTTCCTAGAAAGTTTACTCGCATATTTTAATCTGGGTAACTTGCAATGGCTGTGCATGGTTACCCTGTTCATTGCCTCTGTTGTTACGGTGCTCATTTATCTGGTGCAATACTTTTATGGCGATTTGCGTGTTGGGAATCcaaatgaaattacacattCGGAAGAAGCAGACGCTCTGCTGAATTGGGCGCTGTCACTGAAAAGCTGGAGATGTCAGTGGAAGAGAGCCTGGTTCAGAGCCTTGAACGACGAAGCGAAGAAGCCCGGGGTAAGAACTGGGAGCTGTGGGCTTGCCACTACAGTACATCTTAAAGTTGagaaacgttagctagctaaacaagTGTATAACTTTTGATGATATTGTCGCTACCCTACTTTTAGATGTGGAGGAATGTACGCAAGCTGAAGTTAACGTAGCTATCTCGCAGTGGGATGTCTTGTTAACAATGATTTTCTAACTTTTCGCAAACTTAGCTGCTACTGAAAAATGTGATAGTGTCGGAAAATGTTTGACAATATTTTCCAGCAACTGAACATGTGCTTACGCTGGCCAGCTATTTCAACATTATTAATTAACATTAGCATTGTTTTATAGCTAACAGCTGTAATAGATAGCTGTCTGGCTAAACCTGGTTATCATTTAGACTAGTAGCTAATCTTAAGCTTTGTTCATGTTTCATTGAAAGATGAAAGGATAATTGCCTACCTACCGATACCTTTAATAATTTAGTGATTTGGCCCTGGGGTAACGTTAACAACAAAGTTGTGACTTACATCGCAAGTGTCATTCACCTTGGTAATTTACAGGTAACGTTagagagctagctagctaacattagctaactcGTGACAGCGCGAGCTAGGTTCGACTTCCTGTAAATTCTGTATTGTTAGTAGCTGGCTAATTTAATCAGCTAAAAGTATTGACGGAAGGGGCTGTTTACCTAGTTAAGGCGCATTCTAATATTTTGGCTGGCACTGGCCGCCATAACCTCCTAATATCGCTTCAGTTTCTATAGGTGATTATTCTTACTTCAGTCATAGCTAGTCTACAATGATCAGCCGAGAAGGATCTAAAACGGATTTAAGTTTAGGAGTGATCTAAACCCACTGTAGAATGCCATAAATGTTAAGGTCCCTTCCATAGTCTTTTAGCTAACTACATCAGCGATAGGACGTGCTTCAGTTTGCTTCTATTGTACAGGGTGGTGTGCAACTAACATTTGAAGAGGATGACCTTCAGTCTTCAGAACTGGTCGTCAGCCATGTATCCAGCTTTAAGAAATCTACTGAGCTTAAGGTGAGCATCTCTGTAGCATTTTACTGGTGAGATATTTAAGAAATCTGTAGGAGAGACACTTTTTCCTGGTGGCATatactgcattttttctttacctGCCTTTTCTATATATGCCTTTAAATCATCTCCATATCTGCCATTGTCGAATAATGGTGAAGCTGCAGGATGTGGAATTAAGTGGATGGATACCACATATTTAGAAGGGTTGCCATAGCTGGTTGTCTGTTTAGTGGTTTTATGGTATTCTTTAGGCCTGCTTGTAGACAGGATATTTAGTTTTCTGTATCTACACACAGGAACAGTGGTATTCACCTGATGTGCTCTTGTCTGACAGATCAATATTTAATGACAAGACCATCAGTAAGGAACCAACTGGTGGCATGTCTTGGTGGTCTGGAATATGTATAATTACAAGTTAACAGTGTACTTTTACATCATATAATAGTTCATCTCACGTCCACTTGCTTTGCTTTGTAATTCACAAATACAAGAGGACAGTATTTCTTTATAGCATACGCTTATCTTTGTTTGAGCAGTGCTGTGGCAAGTATCTGAGTCATACAATGTCCATTAGTTCCTACTGGCACTTCCAAGCATTTTCTCTGTGATTTTAAATGGTTTGTTGGTGCCAGTAGCCTTATAGGAAATTTCTGTGGTAAGCACATTTTAATGAGGAACTCACCAGCCCAGTGTTTTTTATGGGATTTGCCAGCAGTTCAGTGTTGGAAAGTTCATCATCTGTCAAAATTCAATTGGATTTTCATTGCGGGCAGATTTACATAACAAGGAAAACTATAGATAATACTGAATATTGCCCAGTGTACTACATAGATACACATGTAGTGTGGTAATCACTGTGGGAACTTTGATTTTAGGATTTTTGAACTGGTCTGTCCATTACAAGGCACATGCTCTTCCAGCTTGTATTGTCCTGCATTATTAATGTACAGTAGTAGGTTTGTGCTGTATCTGCTTATGAATGACCAGCACAAGCTTATTGCTGTTCAGCTGCAAGGAGTACAATAAGGAGATTACGTAGCAGTCCATGGAATCAGCACACCTCAGCAGAAGGGGCTGCAAGAAATGATGACGGAGCCATGCTGCAAATGGCAAGCCATCTTAATGTACTGTTACACCTCATGTTTTGCTCACAGGTTGAACACATAGTCATGGCAgatcaaggaaaaaaatatgcatgtggCCAAGGAAGAAGGGAATAATTGAAGTGGGCCAAGTGGGTTGAAAGGCTGATACAGGCAGTCAGTAAGGACTGTGCTGTAATGTCCTTCATTAAAGTTATGCACAC comes from Megalops cyprinoides isolate fMegCyp1 chromosome 3, fMegCyp1.pri, whole genome shotgun sequence and encodes:
- the atg101 gene encoding autophagy-related protein 101, which gives rise to MNCRSEVLEVSVEGRQVDEAMLALLHTILLHRSTGKFHYKKEGTYSIGTVGTQDIDCDFIDFTFVRVSSEELDRAIRKAVGEFKEALGNSGSDGMGQISLEFYQKKKSRWPFSDECIPWEVWSIKVNVVNLANEQERQICREKVGEKLGEKVINIVEVINRHEYLPKMPTQSEVDNVFDTSLKDVQPYLYKITYQITDSLGTSVSTTMRRLIKDTLAL